The following DNA comes from Neoarius graeffei isolate fNeoGra1 chromosome 25, fNeoGra1.pri, whole genome shotgun sequence.
ctcactcactcagtgtttgttgttttctgcaccattctgtgtaaactctagagactgttgtgtgtgaaaaccccaggagatcagcagcttctgaaatactcaaaccagtccatctggatcaaaccaacacccataccacagtgaaagaaagtcacacaaaaattgagatcacaatttttcccattctgatgtttgaacattgtgaacattaactgaagctcttgatttgtatctgtgggatttgatgcatcgagggatcggctgattggagaaatgcagaaaacaacagatggatgggtgttcctaataaagtggccaacaAGTGTACAGCTGCACACATCTGCACTTCATCACACAcagttcatacatttatttttttgctgTCTCTTTTATATTTCTAATTTTTATAGTTTCCTTTCCTGTTTTCTATGAAAGTAAATTGTTTTATCTAAACTCGGCTTGAAATCACCGGACAGCGTTAGAAAGCATTTCACTACACATTGTACTGTGCTCGGTTTTATTTTATCAGGAAATTTACACAAACTCAAAGGGGAAAATGCAGGATATGAACATGTTACCCATCTAATATCTGGCTCCTATGAAGAAATGTGtttgtacagtgatgcttgaaagtttgtgaaccctttagaattttctatatttctgcatcagtaggacctaaaacatcatcagattttcacacaagtcctaaaagtagataaagagaacccagttaaacaaatgagacaaaaatattatacttggtcatttatttattgaggaaaatgatccaatattacatatctgtgagtagcaaaagtatgtgaccctctaggattagcagttaatttgaaggtgaaattagagtcaggtgttttcaatcaatgggatgacaatcaggtgtgagtgggcaccctgttttatttaaagaacagggatctatcaaagtctgatcttcacaacacatgtttgtggaagtgtatcatggcacgaacaaaggagatttctgaggacctcagtaaaagcgttgttgatgctcatcaggctggaaaaggttacaaaaccatctctaaagagtttggactccaccaatccacagtcagacagattgtgtacaaatggaggaaattcaagaccattgttaccctccccaggagtggtcgaccaacaaagatcactccaagagcaaggcgtgtaatagtcagcgagttcacaaaggaccccagggtaacttctaagcaactgaaggcctctctcacattggctaatgttaatgttcatgagtccaccatcaggagaacactgaacaacaatggtgtgcatggcagggttgcaaggagaaagccactgctctccaaaaagaacattgccgctcgtctgcagtttgctaaagatcacgtggactagccagaaggctattggaaaaatgttctgtggacagatgagaccaaaatagaactttttggtttaaatgagaagcgttatgtttggagaaaggaaaacactgcattccagcataagacccttatcccatctgtgaaacatggtggtggtagtatcatggtttgggcctgttttgctgcatctgggccaggatggcttgccatcattgatggaacaatgaattctgaattataccagcgaattctaaaggaaaatgtcaggacatctgtccatgaactgaatctcaagagaaggtgggtcattcagcaagacaacgaccctaagcacacaagtcgttctaccaaagaatggttaaagaagaataaagtgaatgttttggaatggccaagtcaaagtcctgaccttaatccaatcgaaatgttgtggaaggacctgaagcgagcagttcatgtgaggaaacccaccaacaccccagagttgaagctgttctgtacggaggaacgggctaaaattcctccaagccggtgtgcaggactgatcaacagttactgcaaacatttatttgcagttattgctgcacaagggggtcacaccagatactgaaagcaaagggtcacatacttttgccactcacagatatgtaatattggatcattttcctcaataaataaatgaccaagtataatatttttgtctcatttgtttaactgggttctctttatctacttttaggacttgtgtgaaaatctgatgatgttttaggtcatatttatgcagaaatatagaaaattctaaagggttcacaaactttcaatcaccactctAACCCATGTGATAAACGAGTAGTTCCTGTTGTAAAGTTTGTGTTGAAGTGTGTAACGCTGTCCATGTCTCTGTGTGCAGGTCCTCCGTCTGCCAGAAAAAAGTCTACAAATATGAGAAGACGTCTGTACCGGGCGTCTTCACGTACTTCAGCACACGTTAGTACCTCACTGATCTTCAGCAGTCCCAGAGATCTTTCAGAGccccatctcacacacacacacacacacacacacacacacacacacacacacacacacacgactagcAATTTACAAGCTGCTAgatgtgtaaaaataaataaatataattcaAGACAGAAATCAGTCCAACAGCTGCATCTGATACACAACACAGAGTCAGTAGACTTTTAGTGAAGTTCAGACTCtgtatgtaaaaaaaataattggaGAAAGAATTCTTAGACAAAATAACAACAGTGAAGAAATGTTTGAAATTGGATCAGTAGTGAAAGAAGTGTACTGAATCATATTGGTGTTGAATCAGTTCACTTCGGATCAGTAGTGAATCAAAGTGTATCAAATTATATTGGTGCTGAACTGAATCATATCAGATCAGTAGTAACCTGAAATGCAGCGAATCGTATTCGTGATGAATCAAAACTTTTCAGATCAGTGCTGCAATGAAGTGTATCGTATCTCGACAATGCTGAATCGAATCGTAACGGATCAGTGGTGAACTGAAGTGTATCAAATCATATTTGTGATGAACCACAACTTATCAGATCAATAGTGCACTGAAATGCATCAAAGTCTACTGAATCAGATCATTAGCAAACCAAAATGCAGTGAATCGTATCAGTGATGAACCGAATTGTATTAGTTCAGTATTGAACAAAGTATATCACATGATATAGGTGATAAAGTGAATCATTTTGGCTCAGCAGTGAACTGGACTGAatcgaatcaaatcaaatcaagtaggTGCTGAACTGAATCGTGCTGATCAGCAGTGAATTGATGTGAATCGAATCAGTAATAAACTGAAGTGTACGGGATCTTGTCAGGACTGAATTAAATTGTAATGGATCAGTAGTGAACTAAAGTGAATCAAATTATATTGGTGCGGAACTGAATCATATCAGATCAGTAGTGAACTGAAATGCAGCGAATCGTATTCATGATGAACCAAAACTTTTCAGATCAGAAGTGCAATAAAGCGTACAGTATCTTGACAATGCTGAATCGAATCATAATGGATCAGTAGTGAACTGAAGTGTATCAAATCATATTTGTGATGAACCACAACTTATCAGGACAGTAGTGCACTGAAATGCATCAAAGTCTACTGAATCAGATCATTAGTGAAACAAAGTGCAGCAAATCATATTTGTAATAAACCAAAACTTATCGGATCAGGAGTCTAAAGAAATGCATGGTTTCTTGTCAGTGCTGAATTGAATCATAACGGAGCAGTAGTGAATTGAAGTGTACTGAATCACATCAGTGATGAACCAAACCATATCGTATCAGTAGTGAACAAAGCACATTGGATCATATAGAAGCTGAAATGCCTTGTATTGGATCTGAAGGATACCGAATTGAATCAAACTGAATCATATCAGTGCTGAACCAAATCATCTTGGATCAGCAGTGACTGAATCAAACCACATAATGGGGTGAACTGAAGGGTACTGGATCAGTAGTGAATCAAAGTATTGAATTGCATCAGATCATATTTGCGATGAAGCAAAACCTAAACCGGCTCAGTAGTGCAATGAAATGCAGCGAATCGTTTCAGTGATTAACTGAATTTTATTGATTCAGTAGTGAATAAAGTACATCAAATGATATAGGTGGTGAAGTGAATCACTTTGGCTCAGCAGTGAACTGAATTGAATCGAATCAGATCAAATAGGTGCTGAACTGAATTGTGTTGATCAGCAGTGAACTGAAGTGAATTGAATCATTAATGAACTGAAGCGTACTGGATCTCGTCAGGACTGAGTTAAATTGTAATGGATCAGTAGTGAACTAAAGTGAATTGAATCATATTTGTGATGAATCAAAATGTTTTGACTCAGTAGTGCACTGAAAAGCATCAAATTGTATTGATGATGAACTGATTCATATTGGATCAGTAGTGAATTAAAGTGTATTGAATTGTCACAAGTTTAACAGTTGGCTTTTTGTATCATACACGATGTATAAAGGATGTGCACCATGTGGTCTGAGAGGGCGGGTCTCTCCCGTATTAACTACGGTTAGAAGGGTAAATGGTTCGAATGTAAAATATTTGATCAGGCCAGAAATAAAGTGTCTCCATCTCCAACCACAAGACTGAGTATGAACACAGTAGATTTAAGTATTTACCCCCCTGGAACCCAAAATAAGAACCGAGACACGTCATATGAACTGTGTAAATAACCTATAGTAAAATAAACACATCAACAAAATGAACATTTAATATATAAATAGCTCAAAAGTAAACACACCCCAGAACTCTCAGACTCAATGTAGCACATTCCAGTGTTTACATTCTGTCGACCacatctgcagtgtgtgtgtgtgtgtgtgtgtgtatacacgttTTAGTACAAAGAGTAAGGACAAGTTTCCCTGTGCTTGTATCACAGACTAGGAAATGTGTAGGAAAGACCATGACCTGGAAGAAagcaataaataattaaaaagggaaaaatgaacaaaaatgaaAAAGGTATAATAAGGAAGGGAGGgaatgggaaagaaagaaagccaaaaAAGAAAGAGGAGGTAAAATATTTAGGcggtaaataaaaaaataagaaaaaggaagaaacaaagagaaaagtataaaaaaaattttttttaaagagtaaaaaaataatttaagcaAGACAGAAGAATGAGTATGAAAAGGAAAGTGTGAGAAACACCTCACTTTTTAAAAGATAAAAGGAAATATTGGAAGAGTAAAAATGCAAGAGAACAAAagaaataaattataaataaataaacaaacaaataaaagtcAGCAGCAGGAGCGGCCTGGGATGCTGTGTGTgaattgtgtctctctctctctctctctctctctctctcatgtgttcTCTCTTTCTTgttgtctttgtctgtctgtctgtctccccccagGACACGGCCTGGTGAAGGACATCACTGTGGTGGAAACCAACTATAGCGAGTTTGCTGTGATTTATAAACACAGGAAGTTTAACAGGAAATTCTCTCAGGTGTCTCTGTACGGTGAGTCAGTCAGTCATGTGATcatcacacacactaacacacggtTTAGTATGTAGACGTGTGTGGATATGTCCACATACatacgtgtctatataataaaacaaGTCTAtaagccaggggtgtcaaacctgatccataaagggccttgtggctgcaggttttcattccagccatgcagcagcacacctgacttggctcattcaatcaactgaactgtcttcacacagtcaaatacttgcagccacacccacccttgattaaagggtgggtgtgtcagttgattgaataagccaaatcagggtgctgctgcatggctggaatgaaaacctgcagccacacagccctttatggatcaggtttgacacccctgctataAGCTAACACACACatccatgcactcacacacatttTCATGAAATAATACATGCACTAATGCACATGCGTCCACACACTCATACATTAACACACTTCTTCATGCACCAACACGCGTGCTCATGGACTCACACACGTCCATGCACTAGAACACATTCACGCACTACCATGCAGATCTgtagaatcacacacacacacacacacacacacacacacaagtcatgcaACACATTTCTTCACACACCAACATGTTTATGTATCTACACACCTCTCCACGGGTTTATACACTTGTACGTGTGTGTTAGTGGAGGTTTACACACTCTTTACACTCCGTTTCTCTCATTTCTGTTTCAGGTCGGAGTCAGAAGCTGAGACCAGAAGTGATTGAGAAGTTTAAAAAATATGCCATGCAGCACGGCTTCCCTGAAGAGTCCATTATAATTCCTCCACCagcaggttctctctctctcacacgcgcacacacacgtgtataatgTAACATACCTGTTTACAGTGATTATACAGACGTCATGGTCACATCACTACACTGTTCTCCTCTCTCCTTAGATAACTGCCCCCTCACACGCCACtgagtgagtacacacacacacacacacatacacacacacacacacactctacagtGCAGTCCTAATCTCTCCAGGAAAACGTGTACATGTCAGAATGTTGGTGTTCTGTCCACGCTGATACACAGACCACGGTTCCTCCTCACAGGTCCAAAATGTGAAAAAGATGAGTTACTCTGAGAACGTTGATGTTGCTGATGTCAAGGTTCCTAGAAagcttttgcttgtttgtttgtttgtttgtttgtttttggataAACAAAGGTTCTAACTTTCTGAAAGGATGCTATTTTGGAATGAAAACCTTTTATATGGTTCTACTTAGAACATTAAGTGTTTAAAACCAACCAGCAGTCAGTGCAATAATTTCTTTTTCCTATTACcggtattattactactactagaaCCCTTAAGAGATCTTCAGAAGCTAAGAACCCTTAACTATATAAAAAATAGCCCTTAAAGAACCTTTTTTACTCAGTAATTAATTGCAGTATTAGATTTAGTGAATGTTCCAACTACACACACTTAAAAAGTTGCCACTTTAAGGGAACCTTTTTTGGGCACGTTAAGAACCATTACCTATTGGAAGAACACTTACGTACTTTCTAATAATTATAGAGAGACCCAGAGGTCCTGCTCACTGTTGTGTGTTTttcagtgtggtgtgtgtgatggagcTCAGATGGGACGTTCTCTACAGAACCCAGACACTGAACTCGAGGCTCGATCAGGAGAACCTCCTCCTGTACCTTCTTCAGCTGTTAAAGTGAAAGTTAATCCCTGATACAGTCGAGAGATTTGTGTTTGTGTGGAATGGAGTCTCTGTGAGGTGAGACACTACAGGGGCGTTTATTGGCacttatttaaaataaatgcatTTCTTTATGCAAAAGAGGCTTCATTTCATTCATACACACAAAATTTGTATCGTTAatacaattccaaaaatcgagtctttaGATGATAGAAATGAAATGTTTTGATGTTTGTATGAGATTTATTACTCCAGTTTAAGAGAGAACTTTTACAGGTTTAtagtttatcaaaaaaaaaaaccctgaaaaactTTACGTGAACTGTGATTTTTACCTGTAGTGAGTTTTAGAGATTACTGATAacacagaaaaataaagaatGAGTGTTGTTCTAACCAGCCAGAGTGTGTTGTGAgttctctgtgtttctctctctctcgatgtgcAGGTGTGTTGTATTCTCTTTGTGTGCGCATGTTGTGTtcggtgtgtgtgcgcacgtctctctctctctctctcgctgcactGCATGCTGGGAGATTGCTGGTGGAGGGTGTGGTGAGCGTTAGCTGAGAGCTTGCGATTTTTCCTAACTAAACTTTTCTCTTGGTTTTTTCTTGTGATATTTAATTTCTGAGTATTTTGTAGTTATTGGTAGTgtggtttagtgtgtgtgtttgtttgttggctGTTTGTCGGGGATGGCGTCCTCCAGGATGCTGCCTCTGTCCTTGAAGCATGGAGTAAGGGCGGCACCACAACCTACGTAGGAACACAGGTGGGTTATGGAAACATCGTGTGCGCCTCCCGCGTGAATAAAGCGGTGGTGGTGTTTATGAAACATCAGGAGCTTGTTAATCAGTTCACAGAGAGCAATATATACATTAACAATGAGTTTATACAAGTTTCCCCCTGTCCGGGTCACCATGTCAGGAGTCCCTCCGTTTATTCCCAACGAGGCGCTGGAGCAAGAACTGAAGCGCTTGGGAAATTTGTGAGCGGATTCTGGATGGTGAGTTTAGGCTGTAAGAGCGATAAACTCAAACACATTCGGTCTCTATGGAGACAAGTGTTGATGTTTCTGGACTCTCCAACTCAAACACTGGAAGTTTCCTTCCGTGTTAAAGACGAGGAAGGGTTTTACATGGCTTATGCGAGTTTGGGGAGCATGAAATGTTTTGAGTGTGGGGATGTGGGACACAAGCGGGTCACCTGTCCTCATAGACAGCGGGGAGCAGAGCCGCCTGCTGCCGCTGGGACTGTCAGTGAGGACAGGGGAAGGAACGGGACTGAGAGTGGGGTGACTGTGGAGACTGACCGTGGGGAAGGGGACAGCGGGGTGACTGTGGAGACTGACTATGGGGAAGGGGACAGTGGGGTGACTGTGGagactgaccgtggggagggggatAGCGGGGTGACTGCGGagactgaccgtggggagggggatAGCGGGGTGACTGTGGAGACTGACCGTGGGGAAGGGGACAGTGGGGTGACTGCGGagactgaccgtggggagggggacagcggggTGACTGCGGagactgaccgtggggagggggacagcggggTGACTGCGGagactgaccgtggggagggggacagcggggTGACTGCGGagactgaccgtggggagggggatAGCGGGGTGACTGTGGAGACTGACTGTGGGGAGGGGGTCAGCGGGGTGGTtggtgtgactgacagtggggagagGGTCAGCGGGGTGGTTGGTGTGACTGACCATGGGGAAGGGGACAGCGGGGTGACTGCAGAGACTGACTGTCGGGAAGGGGACAGCGGGGTGACTATGGagactgaccgtggggagggggatAGCGGGGTGACTGCGGAGACTGACGTTCAACGGTGTAGACTGGACCCCCCTCAATGAGGCGAGGAGGAGGCAGCGGCGGTGCATTTGGGACCAGGGTGCTTTCGTGAACCGGCTTCAGTTTGGAGACATGAAACGTCGGGTGCACCCTCATCGACCTAGGCAGTTGGAGCCGGACTGCAGACAGGCTGATTACCTTCTGTACAAGAAATGGGCCAACGTATCAGGGTGCCAACTTGCGTTACTCCACTCTGAGTGGCAGGTCCCGGGCCGAgagccacaccttctggcccacctggTATGTAGGGGCTGGAATCCTCTGTCAATTGGCCCCAGCAGCATAACTGGCAACGGATCTGAGGAGGGTGGTCCGAGCTTGGGCCCAGGTTCGGCGACAGGGACGGATGTATGCAAGGGCAGACGGGCAGGATGCATCTCCTTCCTGACTTGCAAACagcggtggttggtagccatacacgcagtggaaagGGGACAAGCTAGTGGCGGAGCTTGGaagggagttgtgggcatattccacccatAAGAGATGTTGAGCCCATGACCGAGGATTGTGTGAAGCCATGCAGCGAAGGGActtctccagctcctggttgagTCGCTCCGACTGCCCATTAGACTGAGGGTGGAAGCCGGATGTGAGACTGGCAGCGGCCCCTAGAAGGTGGCAGAACTCCTTCCAGAACGAAGATGCAAACTGCGGGCCCCGGTCAGACACAATGTCCCTTGGAAGCCCGTGGATCCGGAACACCTGCTCTAGGACCACTTGTGCGGTCTCCTTTGCAGAGGGCAGTTTTGGCAATGGAACAAAGTGGGCCATCTTGCTGAATCTTTCCACGGTGGTGAGGATGACTGTGTTGCCATCAAACGGGGGGAGTCCAGTGACAAAATCCAGTGAgaggtgggaccagggtcgctTGGGCACCGGCAGGGGTTGAAGTAACCCTGCTGGTAGACGGCTGGGGGTCTTGTGCTGATTGCAGGTGGGGCATGCTCTCACGAAGTCACGGACATCTCTCCTCAGCGAGGGCCACCAGAACCGCTGGGAGAGCAGATGAATGGTGCACGTGACACCGGGATGACAAGCTAAGTGAGAGTCGTGACCCCACTGAACCACCTGAGATCTCAGATATCCCGGAACGAAGAGGCGGTTGTCAAGGCAAGTACTAGGACCCGGCTGGTTTCAAATTGCTTCTCTGACCTGTTCCTCGAtatcccaggtcagagcagcgaCAACACAGGAACTCGGGAGGATGGGGGACGGGTCTTCCACTGGTGTTTCACTCTTCTGAAATACACGGGAGAGGGCGTCGGGCTTTGCATTGCGTGAACCAGGACGATAGGAGAGTGTGAAATTGAACCGCGTGAAAAACAGGGACCACCGGGACTGGCGCGAGTTCAATCTTCTGGCTGTTCGTATGTATTCCAGGTTTTTAtgatctgtccagaccaggaatggaacGCTCGAGCCCTCTAGCCATTGTCGCCACTCCTCCAGAGCGAGTTTGACAGCCAGCAGCTCACGGTTCCCAATGTCGTAGTTTTGTTTGGCTGGGGACAATCTGCGGGAGAGGAAGGCGCAGGGATGCAGTTTGCCATCCTCCGCTGTGCGCTGGgagagcactgccccgactccTACGTCCGACGCATCCACTtccaccacaaactgccgctCAGGGTCGGGCATCTggaggatgggagctgaagtgaagCGTGCCTTGAGTGTCTTGAATGCCTTGTCTGCCTCCTGGGACAGGAACAGCGCTTTAGTGCTGGTGAGGGCAGTGAGTGGAGATGCCACCTTGCTGTAATTCCGAATGAACctcctgtagaagttggcaaagccCAAGAATTGTTGCAACTTCTTGCGGTTCTCCAGTACGGGCCAGGATGTCACTGCCGATACCTTAGCAGGGCCCATCTgaatgctcccctctgccactaTGTACCCCAGAAAGGACATGGATCTGgcgtggaactcacatttctctgccttgacgaagagtGAGTTTTCCAGGAGACGGTGCAGGACCAGCTGAACGTGATGGATATGGTCTGACATGGATCTTGAGAATATCAAAATGTCATCCAAATAAACGAATACAAAGATATTGAGCATGTCCTGGATGATGTCATTCACTAGAgcctggaacactgctggggcgTTGGTGAGGCCGAAGGGCATGACCAGGTACTCATAGTGTCCGGTTGGTGTATTGAatgccatcttccactcatcgcCCTCTCTCATGCGCACCAGGTGATATGCATTCCTGAGGTCGAGTTTAATGAAGACGGTGGCCCCCTGGAGCAGCTCAAAAGCAGATGACAAGAGTGGCAGAGGGTAATGGTTTTTGACCGTGATGTCATTCAGTCCTCTGTAATCAATGCATGGATGGAGAGAGCCGTCCTTCTTTCCAACGAAAAAGAATCCTGCTCCGGCAGGGGAAGATGACGGGCGTATTATTCCAGCAGCCAGGGAGTCATTGATGTAATCCTCCATGGCTCTCCTCTCAGGTCCATTTGTTAAAGACATCTCGGAGACCATGGTAACAGGCAGGCACATTAGAGAGGTCAGGGACAGAACTGGTGGTTTCGGGATTGGAGGGCACGACAGCCCCCTTTAAGCAGGTCTGGTGACATTCCCTCCCCCACTCACGTATCATGCCGGTCTCCCAGTCAAGGTGGGGGTTGTGTTGGCGCAGCCACGGATAGCCGAGGATGAGGGGTGATCCTGGTGAATGCAGAAGGTGAAACTGGATGGCctcctggtggtttcctgacagTAGCATGGTTACAGGGGCTGAGGTGTGAGTCACTGTGCCGAGTGGATGTCCGTCCAGGGCTCATGCTGTAACAGGTGTGGACAGGCGGTGGCACCCTACGCCCAGTTGTCAAGCAAGCTCTGCGTCCATGATGTTGGCCTCGGCTCCAGAGTCGACCAGGGCGGAGAGTGTATGGGTGGAGTTGGGGAGCAGAAGACGAATCTGGAGCAGGGATTTACGAATTGGGGGAGGCTGAAGACACGTTGAGCTCACCCGGATCTCCCCTACACCCGGTGAGCTTTGGCTTTTGCCAGACAAGTAATGACTCGATGGCCCTCACCCCCGCAGTATAGGCACAGATTGGATGTTAAGCGGCGCTGGCGCTCTTCAGGAGTGAGGGTGGCACGGCCAATCTCCATGGGCTCATGGTTTTCTCTTCTCCACCCTGCAGGCTTTTGGAATTGGGGAAGTTTTTTATCCTGGGTCAAACTATTGTACAATGA
Coding sequences within:
- the ptgdsa gene encoding prostaglandin D2 synthase a, with product MMKVTLVSITLTVVFLMEVHADVQPQKNFDLKRFAGRWYRVGLAYNSPSFTRHRNKLKICTGVVEPKENGDALMTVWQMKSSVCQKKVYKYEKTSVPGVFTYFSTRHGLVKDITVVETNYSEFAVIYKHRKFNRKFSQVSLYGRSQKLRPEVIEKFKKYAMQHGFPEESIIIPPPADNCPLTRH